From a single Micromonospora sp. WMMD1102 genomic region:
- a CDS encoding DUF5753 domain-containing protein — protein sequence MPQLILRSPAGGTSSSPVPSVGEGRVGCRLSVARLPGPPAFGVPAGPLIGGWALGRPVRRSVGEEAGPAGRAVGERAPIRLRGVGVLPGLLQIREYAEALIRAAHVDASDEQIAQFVELRMGRQQRLTGDDPVRFATVVDEGALRRPVGGVEVMRAQLAHLREMARRRNVEVSVLPYEVGAHASPDGGFTVFRMRPPYPLAGFVTTPAGNLVVEAEKAEKLLQTYDRLREVALREKAAVAFLTEWETRLE from the coding sequence GTGCCGCAGCTGATCCTACGCTCGCCCGCGGGTGGTACGTCGTCATCGCCTGTCCCCTCTGTCGGCGAGGGTCGTGTCGGTTGTCGGTTGTCGGTTGCTCGGTTGCCCGGTCCGCCGGCGTTCGGGGTTCCGGCCGGGCCTTTGATTGGTGGATGGGCGCTCGGTCGCCCGGTCCGCCGCTCTGTGGGGGAAGAGGCGGGTCCGGCGGGCCGTGCCGTCGGCGAACGAGCGCCCATCCGGCTCCGGGGTGTCGGTGTGTTGCCGGGCCTGTTGCAGATCCGGGAGTACGCCGAGGCGCTGATCCGGGCCGCGCACGTTGACGCCAGCGACGAGCAGATCGCCCAGTTCGTCGAGCTGCGGATGGGCCGACAGCAGCGGCTGACCGGCGACGACCCTGTCCGGTTCGCCACAGTCGTCGACGAGGGCGCACTGCGCCGGCCGGTCGGCGGGGTCGAGGTGATGCGCGCCCAGCTCGCCCACCTGCGTGAGATGGCCCGGCGGCGCAACGTCGAGGTGTCGGTGCTGCCCTACGAGGTCGGCGCGCACGCCAGCCCGGACGGCGGGTTCACCGTGTTCCGGATGCGTCCGCCCTATCCGCTGGCCGGCTTCGTCACCACGCCGGCCGGCAACCTGGTGGTCGAAGCGGAGAAGGCGGAGAAGCTGCTCCAGACGTACGATCGGCTACGCGAGGTGGCCCTGCGGGAGAAGGCCGCCGTCGCGTTTCTGACCGAGTGGGAAACGCGTCTGGAGTGA
- a CDS encoding ABC transporter substrate-binding protein, translated as MKRVITTTTAVVAAATLLLSGCSEGSGDDSGNGFEFWSFTGINQKLDVENYKKKHPDANIKLTEVGSTTETAQALTAALAGGKVPDLVLIQGDDLPKFMQSPDNFVDLSTLGADKIKGDYLDWVMKQSTTEDGKIVGVPTDVGGMAIAYRTDLFKAAGLPTDREQVSKLWPTWDAFTEVGKQYVQATGKPFLDNTPTSIFYQAVNQGTERYYDANRQLSYDKNPQVKTAFDLTLKVTAAGISAKQSSFSTGWTAGMTKGDFAVVSAPAWMLNAIRTNAPDTAGKWDIATVPGGSGNWGGSYLAIPKRAKNPKAAWNYISEMQSPAGQLENFLTKGNLPTTPSVYTDPQLVGREEPFFSNAPIGKIYTQSVLNIKPFYIGPDDAAIGTELLNTLTSVEQGKVAPADAWNTALKNAKNALGG; from the coding sequence GTGAAACGCGTCATCACCACCACCACAGCCGTCGTCGCCGCAGCCACGCTCCTGCTTTCCGGCTGTTCCGAAGGATCGGGGGACGACTCTGGGAACGGGTTCGAGTTCTGGTCGTTCACCGGGATCAACCAGAAGCTGGACGTCGAGAACTACAAGAAGAAGCATCCGGACGCCAACATCAAGCTCACCGAGGTGGGCAGCACGACCGAGACGGCCCAGGCCCTCACCGCGGCACTGGCCGGCGGCAAGGTGCCCGACCTCGTGCTGATCCAGGGTGACGACCTGCCGAAGTTCATGCAGTCCCCGGACAACTTCGTGGATCTGAGCACGCTCGGCGCCGACAAGATCAAGGGCGACTACCTCGACTGGGTGATGAAGCAGTCGACCACCGAGGACGGCAAGATCGTTGGGGTACCGACGGACGTCGGCGGGATGGCGATCGCATACCGCACGGACCTGTTCAAGGCCGCCGGTCTGCCCACCGACCGGGAGCAGGTCTCCAAGCTGTGGCCGACCTGGGACGCGTTCACCGAGGTCGGCAAGCAGTACGTCCAGGCCACCGGCAAGCCGTTCCTGGACAACACGCCGACGAGCATCTTCTACCAGGCGGTCAACCAGGGCACGGAGCGCTACTACGACGCGAACCGCCAACTGTCGTACGACAAGAACCCACAGGTCAAAACAGCGTTCGACCTGACGCTCAAGGTCACTGCGGCCGGCATCTCCGCCAAGCAGTCCTCGTTCTCGACCGGTTGGACCGCGGGCATGACCAAGGGTGACTTCGCGGTGGTGTCCGCACCGGCGTGGATGCTCAACGCCATCCGCACCAACGCTCCCGACACCGCTGGCAAGTGGGACATCGCCACCGTCCCCGGCGGCTCGGGGAACTGGGGCGGCAGCTACCTGGCCATCCCCAAGCGGGCGAAGAACCCGAAGGCGGCCTGGAACTACATATCCGAGATGCAGTCGCCGGCCGGCCAGCTGGAGAACTTCCTGACCAAGGGGAACCTGCCGACGACACCGTCGGTCTACACCGATCCGCAGCTCGTCGGGCGGGAAGAGCCGTTCTTCTCCAACGCGCCGATCGGCAAGATCTACACCCAGTCCGTCCTGAACATCAAGCCGTTCTACATCGGCCCCGACGACGCCGCCATCGGCACCGAGCTGCTGAACACCCTGACCAGCGTCGAGCAGGGCAAGGTCGCCCCCGCCGACGCCTGGAACACCGCCCTGAAGAACGCCAAGAACGCCCTGGGCGGCTGA
- a CDS encoding ParA family protein — translation MAIVALVSAKGSPGVTTTALACTLTWHHRVVLAECDPSGGSVLAGYLGGALPGPRGIGELAVGELRDGNLEEAFWSQLVDLDAPRRERLLLPGVVDPAQAGSVVPLWQRFADFFAELAKGRPAYDVLVDCGRLQVVGPPWPLLRAADLVLVVTTARLPHLSSTQATVRAIERDFAEHRVPADTLRLLLIGGEHGRSEVGKALRLPVIGQLPDDPRTAEVLSHGGTVRANRPLMRAASALEVPVRAVLDRRRARLGWPAAIEGVPGAL, via the coding sequence GTGGCCATCGTCGCCCTCGTCTCCGCCAAGGGATCGCCCGGAGTCACCACGACCGCCCTCGCCTGCACCCTCACCTGGCACCACCGGGTGGTGTTGGCCGAGTGCGACCCGTCCGGCGGGTCGGTGCTGGCCGGCTATCTCGGCGGGGCGCTGCCCGGCCCCCGGGGCATCGGCGAGCTGGCCGTGGGCGAACTGCGGGACGGCAACCTGGAGGAGGCGTTCTGGTCGCAGCTCGTCGACCTCGACGCACCCCGGCGGGAACGGCTGCTGCTGCCCGGCGTGGTCGACCCGGCACAGGCCGGCAGTGTCGTACCGCTCTGGCAGCGGTTCGCCGACTTCTTCGCCGAACTGGCCAAGGGCCGCCCGGCGTACGACGTGCTCGTCGACTGTGGACGGCTCCAGGTTGTCGGGCCGCCGTGGCCGCTGCTCCGGGCCGCCGACCTCGTGCTTGTCGTCACCACCGCCCGGCTGCCGCACCTGTCCAGCACCCAGGCCACCGTCCGGGCGATCGAGCGGGACTTCGCCGAGCACCGGGTGCCGGCCGACACGCTGCGACTGCTGCTGATCGGCGGGGAGCACGGCCGGAGCGAGGTGGGCAAGGCGCTCCGGCTTCCGGTGATCGGGCAACTGCCGGACGACCCGCGTACCGCCGAGGTGCTCAGCCACGGCGGCACCGTACGCGCCAACCGGCCGCTGATGCGCGCGGCCAGCGCCCTGGAGGTGCCGGTCCGGGCGGTGCTCGACCGGCGACGGGCCCGGCTCGGCTGGCCGGCCGCTATCGAGGGGGTGCCCGGTGCGCTTTGA
- a CDS encoding carbohydrate ABC transporter permease produces MNPTPPTSTSSPTSTGRAPRRQRGATRISLGVYALLGVMVFVSLFPLYWMFVVATTDSATAYSLPPRVVPGGNFFYLADLVFEIVPFVQALVNSVVVSTSIGVGQAVLCALAGFAFAKLHFRGRDTLFLIVVLTMTVPAQLSVIPQYLIMSKLNWVDTLQALIVPGLVSAFGIFWMRQHMVATLDDELLHAARVDGATTWQIFWRIAFPLVRPAALVLGLFGFVYSWNDFLWPFIVLKSPENYTVQIAIKALQNSRDIDLGLAMSGSFLATLPLLVLFVFVGRRLVQGIMEGAFKG; encoded by the coding sequence ATGAACCCCACCCCTCCGACCAGCACCAGCTCCCCGACCAGCACCGGGCGGGCGCCCCGCCGCCAGCGCGGTGCCACCCGGATCTCGCTCGGGGTGTACGCGCTGCTCGGCGTCATGGTGTTCGTCAGTCTCTTCCCGCTGTACTGGATGTTCGTGGTGGCCACGACCGACTCGGCCACCGCGTACAGCCTGCCGCCGCGCGTCGTGCCCGGCGGCAACTTCTTCTATCTGGCGGACCTGGTCTTCGAGATCGTGCCGTTCGTGCAGGCGCTGGTGAACAGCGTCGTCGTCTCCACCTCGATCGGGGTCGGCCAGGCGGTGCTCTGCGCGCTGGCCGGCTTCGCCTTCGCCAAGCTGCACTTCCGGGGCCGCGACACGCTGTTCCTGATCGTCGTGCTGACCATGACCGTGCCGGCCCAGCTGTCCGTCATCCCGCAGTACCTGATCATGTCGAAGCTCAACTGGGTGGACACCCTGCAAGCCCTGATCGTCCCCGGGCTGGTGAGCGCGTTCGGCATCTTCTGGATGCGTCAGCACATGGTCGCCACCCTCGACGACGAGTTGCTGCACGCCGCCCGGGTGGACGGCGCGACGACCTGGCAGATCTTCTGGCGGATCGCCTTCCCGCTGGTCCGCCCGGCAGCGCTGGTGCTCGGACTGTTCGGCTTCGTCTATTCCTGGAACGACTTCCTGTGGCCGTTCATCGTGCTGAAGTCGCCGGAGAACTACACCGTGCAGATCGCCATCAAGGCGCTACAGAACAGCCGGGACATCGACCTTGGCCTGGCCATGTCGGGCTCGTTCCTGGCCACGCTGCCGCTGCTGGTGCTGTTCGTCTTCGTCGGCCGACGCCTGGTCCAGGGCATCATGGAAGGCGCCTTCAAGGGCTGA
- a CDS encoding sugar ABC transporter permease, whose amino-acid sequence MTTTLSPAPAPKTSTRPTRYRHIQQGVRERLAPYAFVAPFFLLFCVFGLFPLLFTFYVALFDWDPIGERNFVGLANFSQLVQDPRFWGALRNTFSIWVLSTVPQLLIGLGLAHLLNNVRLRAATFFRMAVLVPYVTSVAATTIVFAQLFDRDYGMLNWFLELLGFAHVDFTASVWGSHFLIAMMVAWRWTGYNTLLYLASLQAVPRELYEAAAADGATGWQQFRHITIPSLRPIIVFTVVTSTIGGLQIFTEPLLVNPVGGLTCGAARQCQTLTLFLYEQGFGRFHFGYGAAIAVALFVMVVLFSTINYLLVTRIRPERP is encoded by the coding sequence GTGACCACCACGCTCAGCCCGGCCCCGGCCCCGAAGACCAGCACCCGGCCCACCCGGTACCGACACATCCAGCAGGGCGTACGCGAGCGGCTCGCGCCGTACGCCTTCGTGGCGCCGTTCTTCCTGCTCTTCTGCGTCTTCGGCCTCTTCCCGCTGCTGTTCACCTTCTATGTCGCGCTGTTCGACTGGGACCCGATCGGCGAGCGGAACTTCGTGGGGCTGGCCAACTTCTCCCAGCTCGTGCAGGACCCGCGGTTCTGGGGCGCGCTGCGCAACACGTTCAGCATCTGGGTGCTGTCGACCGTCCCGCAGCTGCTGATCGGGCTCGGCCTGGCCCACCTGCTCAACAACGTACGGCTGCGCGCGGCGACGTTCTTCCGGATGGCGGTGCTCGTCCCGTACGTCACCTCGGTCGCGGCGACGACGATCGTCTTCGCCCAGCTCTTCGACCGCGACTACGGCATGCTCAACTGGTTCCTGGAGCTGCTGGGCTTCGCGCACGTCGACTTCACCGCCTCGGTCTGGGGCAGCCACTTCCTGATCGCCATGATGGTCGCCTGGCGGTGGACCGGCTACAACACGCTGCTCTACCTGGCCTCGCTCCAGGCGGTCCCCCGCGAGCTGTACGAGGCCGCCGCCGCGGACGGCGCCACCGGCTGGCAGCAGTTCCGGCACATCACCATCCCGTCGCTGCGGCCGATCATCGTCTTCACCGTCGTCACCTCGACGATCGGCGGGTTGCAGATCTTCACCGAGCCGCTGCTGGTCAACCCGGTGGGTGGGCTCACCTGTGGGGCGGCCCGGCAGTGCCAGACGCTCACCCTGTTCCTCTACGAGCAGGGCTTCGGCCGGTTCCACTTCGGCTACGGCGCCGCCATCGCCGTGGCGCTCTTCGTGATGGTCGTGCTCTTCTCCACGATCAACTACCTGCTGGTCACCCGCATCCGCCCGGAGCGCCCATGA
- a CDS encoding CGNR zinc finger domain-containing protein has product MRQPGDRAPAPGPLALVQNLLNTVDMGAGRDRLRTIAELTAFAAANGATGLSFTDSDVSETRRFREALRDACRGHAGSEVPATSVAALRHALATSPLLLTIDGTGATRAVPVAGLGGSAALIADVAAGILNAATAGTWPRLKACAAHRCQWVYYDHSPAGRSRWCTMSLCGSRAKMRAYRAGRSAGRPGFAP; this is encoded by the coding sequence ATGAGGCAGCCCGGTGACCGTGCCCCCGCACCCGGACCGCTGGCCCTGGTGCAGAACCTGTTGAACACCGTCGACATGGGAGCGGGCCGGGACCGGTTGCGTACGATCGCCGAACTCACCGCCTTCGCCGCCGCCAACGGCGCGACCGGTCTCAGCTTCACCGACTCCGACGTCTCCGAGACCCGGCGGTTCCGGGAGGCGTTGCGGGACGCCTGCCGGGGACATGCCGGCAGCGAGGTGCCGGCCACCTCCGTCGCCGCGCTGCGGCACGCCCTCGCCACCTCCCCGCTGCTGCTCACCATCGACGGCACCGGTGCGACCCGGGCGGTGCCGGTGGCCGGGCTCGGCGGGTCGGCTGCGCTGATCGCCGACGTGGCCGCCGGGATCCTGAACGCCGCCACCGCCGGCACCTGGCCCCGGCTCAAGGCCTGCGCCGCACACCGCTGCCAGTGGGTGTACTACGACCACAGCCCGGCCGGGCGGAGCCGCTGGTGCACGATGAGCCTCTGCGGCAGCCGGGCCAAGATGCGCGCCTACCGGGCCGGGCGGTCCGCCGGCCGCCCCGGATTCGCCCCCTGA
- a CDS encoding SAF domain-containing protein: MTVATSPTTGAPIDAPITPPRIVRQRRMRPGLLGLAVLLIALGGLGSAFAITSVRATGSYLAVARAVPVGTALTAEDLVTVQVAGGQGLEPVAADRIAEVVGKRATVTLVPGTLLSMAQLTDKPLLGPGQQQISIGLRPSEVPAKRLRPGDKVLLFSTAGNDARTAAAPATRFQATVIDMATPASNSVVLYLALAARDVPAVVALATGDRIAVVLNAAA; encoded by the coding sequence GTGACCGTGGCGACCAGTCCGACCACCGGTGCGCCGATCGACGCGCCGATCACCCCGCCCCGGATCGTCCGGCAGCGCCGGATGCGTCCCGGGCTGCTCGGCCTCGCCGTACTGCTGATCGCACTCGGCGGGCTCGGATCCGCGTTCGCGATCACCTCGGTACGCGCCACCGGCAGCTACCTGGCGGTCGCCCGCGCCGTACCGGTCGGCACCGCGCTCACCGCCGAGGACCTGGTGACGGTGCAGGTGGCCGGCGGGCAGGGCCTCGAACCGGTGGCCGCCGACCGGATCGCCGAGGTGGTCGGCAAGCGGGCCACCGTGACGCTGGTCCCCGGCACCCTGCTCAGCATGGCGCAGCTGACCGACAAGCCACTGCTCGGCCCGGGACAGCAGCAGATCTCGATCGGGCTGCGCCCCAGCGAGGTACCGGCGAAACGGCTCCGCCCCGGCGACAAGGTGCTGCTGTTCAGCACCGCCGGGAACGACGCCCGGACCGCCGCCGCGCCGGCCACCCGGTTCCAGGCGACAGTCATCGACATGGCCACCCCGGCCAGCAACTCCGTCGTGCTCTACCTCGCGCTCGCCGCCCGGGACGTCCCGGCGGTGGTGGCGCTGGCCACCGGCGACCGGATCGCGGTCGTACTGAACGCGGCAGCCTGA
- a CDS encoding ATP-dependent RecD-like DNA helicase codes for MVLEAVLERITYANEETGYTIARFATDRTGPDLLTVVGSLLGVQPGESVRLVGRWGSHPKYGRQFEVQSYTTVLPATVQGIERYLGSGLIKGIGPKMAERIVAHFGVDTLRVIEEEVGRLVEVPGLGPKRTKLIAAAWVEQQSIKEVMVFLSGVGVSTSLAVRIYKKYGDGSISIVRNEPYRLAADVWGIGFKTADTIAQAVGIPHDSPQRVRAGIQYTLSEAADAGHCYLPEPNLVADAAEILGVPVELVRDCLVELAAEEGVVREAVPNPSSEGGTIPAVYLVPFHRAESALAASLLRLLHHRTDRMPAFATVDWTRALGWLRTRTGAELAPEQEAAVRLALTSKVAVLTGGPGCGKSFTVSSVIALAAAKGAKIVLAAPTGRAAKRMTELTGHPAATVHRLLQLRPGGDPTHDRDNPVDADLVVVDEASMLDLILANKLVKAVAPGAHLLLVGDVDQLPSVGAGEVLRDVLGAGSVPRVRLTKIFRQAQKSGVVVNAHRINAGQPPLLGDYPDFFLFPVDEPEATAELVVDIVARRVPRRFGLRPRDIQVLTPMHRGPAGAGNLNTALQQAISPGREGQPERRHGARVFRVGDKVIQIRNNYDKGAAGVFNGTVGVVTGLSVEERKLTVRTDEAEEIGYDFDELDELQHAYAITVHRSQGSEYPAVVVPVTMGSYTMLQRNLLYTAVTRARKLVVLAGSRKALAIAVRTAGTGRRHTALTHRLESPRQPLARTTDPTH; via the coding sequence GTGGTGCTGGAGGCGGTGCTGGAACGGATCACCTACGCCAACGAGGAGACCGGCTACACGATCGCCCGGTTCGCCACCGACCGGACCGGCCCCGACCTGCTCACCGTGGTCGGCTCGCTGCTCGGAGTGCAACCCGGCGAGAGCGTACGGCTGGTCGGGCGCTGGGGCTCGCACCCGAAGTACGGGCGGCAGTTCGAGGTGCAGTCGTACACGACGGTGCTGCCGGCGACGGTGCAGGGTATCGAGCGGTATCTCGGCTCCGGGCTGATCAAGGGCATCGGGCCGAAGATGGCCGAGCGGATCGTGGCGCACTTCGGCGTCGACACGCTGCGGGTCATCGAGGAGGAGGTCGGGCGGCTGGTCGAGGTCCCCGGGCTCGGCCCGAAGCGGACGAAGCTGATCGCCGCCGCCTGGGTGGAGCAGCAGTCCATCAAGGAGGTGATGGTCTTCCTCTCCGGCGTCGGCGTCTCCACCTCGCTGGCCGTACGCATCTACAAGAAGTACGGCGACGGGTCGATCTCGATCGTGCGCAACGAGCCGTACCGGCTGGCCGCCGACGTCTGGGGGATCGGGTTCAAGACCGCCGACACGATCGCGCAGGCGGTCGGCATCCCGCACGACAGTCCGCAGCGGGTCCGGGCCGGCATCCAGTACACGCTCTCCGAGGCCGCCGACGCCGGGCACTGCTATCTGCCGGAGCCGAACCTGGTGGCGGACGCCGCCGAGATCCTCGGGGTCCCGGTCGAACTGGTCCGGGACTGCCTGGTCGAGCTGGCCGCCGAGGAGGGTGTGGTCCGGGAGGCGGTGCCGAACCCGAGCAGCGAGGGCGGCACCATCCCGGCCGTCTACCTGGTGCCGTTCCACCGGGCCGAGTCCGCGCTCGCGGCCAGCCTGCTGCGACTGCTGCACCACCGCACCGACCGGATGCCGGCTTTTGCCACCGTGGACTGGACGAGGGCGCTGGGCTGGCTGCGTACCCGGACGGGTGCCGAACTGGCCCCGGAGCAGGAGGCCGCGGTCCGGCTCGCGCTGACCTCGAAGGTCGCGGTGCTGACCGGCGGACCCGGCTGCGGCAAGTCGTTCACCGTCTCGTCGGTGATCGCGCTCGCCGCCGCCAAGGGGGCGAAGATCGTGCTGGCCGCGCCGACCGGGCGGGCCGCGAAACGGATGACCGAGCTGACCGGGCATCCGGCCGCGACCGTGCACCGGCTGCTGCAACTGCGCCCCGGCGGCGACCCGACGCACGACCGGGACAACCCGGTCGACGCCGACCTGGTGGTGGTGGACGAGGCGTCCATGTTGGACCTCATCCTGGCCAACAAGCTGGTCAAGGCGGTCGCGCCCGGTGCACACCTGCTGCTGGTCGGCGACGTCGACCAGCTGCCGTCGGTCGGGGCCGGCGAGGTGCTCCGGGACGTGCTCGGCGCCGGGTCGGTCCCCCGGGTCCGGCTGACGAAGATCTTCCGGCAGGCGCAGAAGTCCGGGGTGGTGGTGAACGCGCACCGGATCAACGCCGGCCAGCCGCCGCTGCTCGGTGACTATCCCGACTTCTTCCTCTTCCCGGTGGACGAGCCGGAGGCGACCGCCGAGCTGGTGGTGGACATCGTGGCCCGCCGGGTGCCGCGCCGGTTCGGCCTGCGGCCCCGGGACATCCAGGTGCTCACCCCGATGCATCGGGGCCCGGCCGGCGCCGGCAACCTGAACACCGCGCTGCAACAGGCGATCTCGCCGGGCCGGGAGGGGCAGCCGGAGCGCCGGCACGGCGCCCGGGTCTTCCGGGTCGGCGACAAGGTCATCCAGATCAGGAACAACTACGACAAGGGCGCGGCCGGGGTCTTCAACGGCACCGTCGGGGTGGTCACCGGGCTGTCGGTGGAGGAGCGCAAACTCACCGTCCGCACCGACGAGGCCGAGGAGATCGGGTACGACTTCGACGAGCTCGACGAGTTGCAACACGCGTACGCCATCACGGTGCACCGGTCGCAGGGCAGCGAGTACCCGGCGGTGGTGGTGCCGGTGACGATGGGCTCGTACACCATGTTGCAGCGGAACCTGCTCTACACGGCTGTGACCCGGGCCCGGAAGCTGGTGGTGCTGGCCGGGTCACGCAAGGCGCTGGCCATCGCGGTCCGTACCGCCGGAACGGGTCGCCGGCACACCGCGCTCACCCACCGGCTGGAGTCGCCGCGACAACCGCTGGCGCGCACCACCGACCCGACGCATTGA
- a CDS encoding DUF397 domain-containing protein, which yields MATQDGARAVALPEVAWHVSTRSGSGSGNCVEAGPVLDGSGRVAVRDSKDRGGPVLVYQDAGWTAFLRALRSGTGTAAG from the coding sequence ATGGCGACACAGGACGGGGCGCGGGCCGTCGCGCTGCCCGAGGTGGCCTGGCACGTCAGCACCCGCAGCGGCAGCGGCAGCGGCAACTGCGTCGAGGCGGGTCCGGTGCTCGACGGGAGCGGTCGGGTCGCGGTCCGGGACAGCAAGGACCGGGGCGGGCCGGTGCTCGTCTACCAGGACGCCGGCTGGACCGCCTTCCTCCGGGCGCTCCGGAGCGGCACTGGCACGGCCGCCGGCTGA
- a CDS encoding A24 family peptidase — translation MRWPVRALALLAVTPLLRWLVAADSVAYGQPRRSACDSCGAPVGPAGALRPLTPSARCAGCGGRVGAAPLAVEIVLLLAVAAVVVAARPPIETIAFGWWVACAVPLLFVDLAVHRLPDRLSYAAAIGTLGLLGVAALASRDPSAWWRAALAGLGAALLLAGTTLLLGRRGFGLGDAKLALSAVAVLGWLGWPAVVLGVLLTFGASALCGLVLLATRRIGWRGHLPFGPFLVFGTLGTLALS, via the coding sequence GTGCGGTGGCCGGTTCGGGCCCTGGCGTTGCTGGCCGTCACCCCGCTGCTGCGCTGGCTCGTCGCCGCCGACTCGGTGGCCTACGGCCAGCCGCGCCGCTCCGCCTGCGACTCCTGCGGTGCCCCGGTCGGCCCGGCCGGGGCGCTGCGTCCGCTCACCCCGTCGGCCCGGTGCGCCGGCTGCGGTGGCAGGGTCGGTGCCGCACCGCTGGCCGTGGAGATCGTCCTGCTCCTCGCGGTGGCGGCGGTGGTGGTGGCCGCCCGGCCGCCGATCGAGACGATCGCGTTCGGCTGGTGGGTGGCGTGTGCCGTGCCGCTGCTCTTCGTCGACCTCGCCGTGCACCGGCTGCCGGACCGGCTCAGCTACGCCGCCGCGATCGGCACCCTCGGCCTGCTCGGTGTGGCGGCCCTGGCCAGCCGTGACCCGTCGGCCTGGTGGCGGGCGGCACTCGCCGGACTCGGCGCCGCCCTCCTCCTCGCCGGCACCACCCTGCTGCTCGGCCGCCGGGGGTTCGGGCTCGGCGACGCCAAGCTGGCGTTGAGCGCGGTGGCGGTGCTCGGTTGGCTCGGCTGGCCGGCGGTGGTGCTCGGCGTGCTGCTCACCTTCGGCGCCTCGGCGCTGTGCGGGCTGGTCCTGCTGGCGACCCGCCGGATCGGTTGGCGCGGTCACCTCCCGTTCGGCCCGTTCCTGGTCTTCGGCACCCTCGGCACACTGGCCCTGAGCTGA
- a CDS encoding transposase family protein produces MRAPSGGIWTSEVRPGREHDTTAVRTHPEIPPALAEAGAGLRTLGDLGYEGLAGTVTVAFKRSKNGGLLLTQQQFNRAHHSLRAIGERGNLLLKMTFKALRNVSLNPWRIGKIVAAALVILHIEHDRTTRPSVVSSLLGQPQWADTGQKRWRRCAINGSWPILTLGV; encoded by the coding sequence ATGCGAGCACCAAGCGGCGGGATCTGGACCAGCGAGGTGCGGCCCGGCCGGGAGCACGACACCACCGCCGTGCGCACGCACCCCGAGATCCCGCCTGCGCTTGCCGAGGCCGGCGCGGGCCTGCGCACTCTGGGCGATCTGGGCTACGAAGGCCTCGCCGGCACGGTCACCGTAGCGTTCAAGAGATCGAAGAACGGCGGGCTGCTGCTGACCCAGCAGCAGTTCAACAGGGCGCACCACAGCCTGCGGGCGATCGGGGAACGCGGGAACTTGCTGCTCAAGATGACCTTCAAGGCATTGCGCAACGTCAGCCTCAACCCGTGGCGGATCGGGAAGATCGTAGCCGCCGCGCTGGTCATCCTCCACATCGAGCACGACCGAACAACACGACCTTCAGTAGTCAGTTCCCTGCTCGGACAGCCTCAGTGGGCCGACACAGGGCAAAAGCGCTGGCGTCGCTGTGCTATAAACGGCTCATGGCCGATCTTGACGCTTGGCGTCTGA
- a CDS encoding ATP-binding cassette domain-containing protein, with protein MIEAIALTKQYRRVRAVDEVTFSAVPGRVTGFLGLNGSGKTTTLRMLLGLTRPTSGRALIDRRRFRDLKHPLRQVGAVLEQGISHPGQTGRAHLVSQAILAGASRSRVDDLVEYVGLGHAAGQRTGDYSLGMRQRLAVATALLGSPPVLVLDEPANGLDPEGMAWLRELLREHARSGGTVLISSHLLAELAQLIDDVVIVANGRVRCAAPLAELYGGTTRRLRIRGRDPGRLWQAFERAGGRVSSDGYALEVVGLSAEDVGEIAFRARVPIYELASDAPNLEQIFLDLATAG; from the coding sequence ATGATCGAGGCCATCGCACTGACGAAGCAGTACCGCCGGGTCCGGGCGGTGGACGAGGTGACGTTCTCGGCTGTGCCGGGCCGGGTCACCGGGTTCCTCGGGCTGAACGGGTCGGGCAAGACCACCACGCTGCGGATGCTGCTCGGGCTGACCCGGCCGACCTCCGGTAGGGCGCTGATCGACAGGCGACGCTTCCGCGATCTCAAGCACCCGCTCCGCCAGGTCGGTGCCGTCCTCGAACAGGGGATCAGCCATCCCGGCCAGACCGGCCGGGCGCACCTGGTCAGCCAGGCGATCCTGGCCGGTGCTAGCCGGTCCCGGGTTGACGACCTGGTCGAGTACGTCGGGCTCGGGCACGCCGCCGGGCAGCGTACCGGCGACTACTCGCTGGGGATGCGGCAGCGGCTGGCGGTGGCGACCGCGCTGCTGGGCAGCCCGCCGGTGCTGGTCCTGGACGAGCCGGCGAACGGCCTCGACCCGGAGGGCATGGCCTGGCTGCGTGAGCTGCTGCGCGAGCACGCCCGCTCCGGCGGAACGGTGCTGATCTCCAGCCATCTGCTCGCCGAGCTGGCCCAGCTCATCGACGACGTGGTGATCGTCGCCAACGGCCGGGTCCGCTGCGCCGCCCCGCTCGCCGAGCTGTACGGCGGCACCACCCGCCGGCTGCGGATCCGGGGGCGCGATCCGGGGCGGCTGTGGCAGGCGTTCGAGCGGGCCGGCGGCCGGGTCAGCTCGGACGGGTACGCGCTGGAGGTGGTCGGCCTCTCCGCGGAGGACGTCGGTGAGATCGCCTTCCGCGCCCGGGTACCGATCTACGAGCTGGCCAGCGACGCCCCGAACCTCGAACAGATCTTCCTCGACCTGGCGACCGCCGGATGA